One genomic region from Thermoleptolyngbya sichuanensis A183 encodes:
- a CDS encoding CHASE2 domain-containing protein, translating into MLGTVLGGRYRIITILGAGGFGQTYLAEDEQQPRRCVVKQFKPVSQDLHLLVVARRLFDTEVETLRRLGQHDQIPELYDSFQEGEEFYLVQEFIEGHALSEEFAGGRQFSEPEAIALLHDVLNVLSFVHQNQVIHRDIKPANLIRRKSDGKLVLIDFGAVKEIQTRLTGISGQTEVTVGIGTQGYTPSEQLMGRPRYCSDLYALGMTVVQAVTGCPPSQLPEDPETLDVLWQHQAELSPGLMLILDYLVRYDFSQRYQSVAEVQHALAQLADLPTDLPDTPTSLLPPAVAHRAQPLPPLSWRDRLRMGWRGLAIATATAAALSLGLKHLGWTEPLERLAYDQMTRLQPALPPDDRLLIVGISEADLQALGRATPSDADVAKVLRILQQAEPRVIGLGLWRDLPQEPGRAALLEELRSPKVITFMQLGSVTTPQIPPPPGVPPVQVGFSDLLVDADRVVRRGLIFGGEFHSFAVRLAQKYLASENVGLRTSSTNPGITELGDIPLPPLESTAGGYQRLDAGGYQLLLRYRSPDAPAPVVAFADVLNGRVAADQVRDRIVLIGTTAPSGKDLYYTPFSAGQQTEHQMPGVVIHAQITSQLLSLVQDGRRLMGYWPDWAEGLWIVGWVAVGSGLGWFLRHPARLGAGSVAAIGILIGSSIWLFGQQVWIPVATPAIALTLATVGTAAHRIYRESKLDTDLTQIVWDKTLITDLGRRGHSP; encoded by the coding sequence ATGCTGGGGACTGTGCTTGGCGGGCGTTATCGCATTATTACTATTTTGGGGGCAGGTGGCTTTGGACAAACCTACCTGGCCGAAGATGAGCAGCAGCCGCGTCGATGCGTGGTCAAGCAGTTCAAGCCCGTCAGCCAAGATTTGCACCTGCTGGTGGTGGCGCGTCGTCTGTTCGACACCGAGGTAGAAACGCTGCGTCGCCTGGGACAGCACGACCAGATTCCCGAACTCTACGACTCGTTTCAGGAGGGCGAAGAGTTTTATCTGGTTCAGGAATTTATCGAAGGGCACGCGCTGAGCGAAGAGTTTGCGGGCGGACGGCAGTTTTCGGAACCTGAGGCGATCGCCCTCTTGCACGACGTTCTCAACGTGCTGAGCTTCGTCCACCAAAATCAGGTCATCCACCGCGACATCAAACCCGCCAACCTGATCCGCCGAAAATCCGACGGCAAGCTGGTGCTGATTGACTTTGGCGCAGTGAAAGAAATTCAGACGCGGCTGACGGGCATTTCTGGACAGACGGAAGTGACCGTGGGCATTGGCACCCAGGGCTATACACCCAGCGAACAACTGATGGGGCGGCCCCGCTATTGCAGCGACCTCTACGCGCTGGGCATGACGGTGGTGCAGGCGGTGACGGGCTGCCCGCCGTCGCAACTGCCAGAAGACCCAGAAACCCTGGATGTCCTCTGGCAGCATCAGGCGGAGCTTAGCCCCGGTCTGATGCTGATTCTCGACTATCTGGTGCGCTATGACTTTAGCCAGCGCTATCAGTCGGTGGCAGAGGTGCAGCACGCCCTAGCGCAACTGGCAGACCTGCCCACCGATCTCCCAGACACGCCCACGTCGCTGCTGCCGCCTGCGGTGGCCCATCGCGCACAGCCCTTGCCGCCACTCTCCTGGCGCGATCGCCTGCGGATGGGCTGGCGGGGACTGGCGATCGCCACGGCCACCGCCGCCGCCCTGTCCCTGGGGCTAAAACACCTCGGCTGGACGGAACCCCTGGAGCGTCTCGCCTACGATCAGATGACCCGGCTGCAACCCGCCCTGCCGCCAGACGATCGCCTGCTGATTGTGGGCATTTCTGAGGCAGATTTGCAAGCGCTGGGTCGGGCGACCCCCTCAGATGCCGATGTGGCCAAGGTGCTGCGAATCCTGCAACAGGCAGAGCCACGGGTCATCGGGCTGGGGCTGTGGCGCGATTTGCCTCAGGAACCGGGCCGGGCGGCGCTGCTGGAAGAACTGCGATCGCCCAAGGTCATCACCTTCATGCAGTTGGGCAGCGTCACCACGCCCCAAATTCCGCCGCCGCCTGGGGTTCCGCCTGTGCAGGTGGGCTTTAGCGATTTGCTGGTGGATGCCGATCGGGTCGTGCGGCGGGGGCTGATTTTTGGCGGTGAGTTTCATTCCTTTGCCGTGCGGCTGGCGCAAAAGTATCTGGCGAGTGAAAACGTAGGACTCCGCACCAGTTCCACCAATCCTGGCATCACTGAACTAGGCGACATTCCGCTGCCCCCGCTCGAATCGACTGCGGGCGGCTATCAGCGGCTCGATGCAGGCGGCTATCAGCTTTTGCTGCGCTATCGATCGCCCGACGCGCCTGCGCCCGTGGTGGCGTTTGCCGATGTGCTGAACGGGCGCGTGGCGGCGGATCAGGTGCGCGATCGCATTGTGCTAATTGGCACCACTGCCCCCAGCGGCAAAGACCTGTACTACACGCCCTTCAGCGCCGGCCAGCAGACCGAACACCAGATGCCCGGCGTGGTCATTCATGCCCAAATCACCAGCCAGTTGTTGAGCCTGGTGCAAGACGGGCGGCGGCTGATGGGCTATTGGCCCGATTGGGCAGAGGGGCTGTGGATCGTCGGCTGGGTCGCAGTGGGCAGCGGGCTGGGCTGGTTTTTGCGACATCCGGCCAGGCTGGGCGCGGGCAGCGTGGCGGCAATCGGCATTCTCATCGGCAGCAGCATTTGGCTATTTGGGCAGCAGGTGTGGATTCCGGTGGCCACGCCGGCGATCGCCCTCACGCTGGCCACGGTAGGAACTGCGGCCCACCGCATTTATCGGGAGTCGAAGCTGGACACCGACCTCACCCAAATAGTATGGGACAAAACGCTGATCACCGATCTCGGCCGTCGGGGGCATTCGCCATGA
- a CDS encoding shikimate dehydrogenase encodes MTGITGTTKLLGVIGHPVSHSLSPVMHNAAIAHLGVDYVYLPLPVAPEDLPQAIAGFAAIGLRGFNVTIPHKQAVIPFLNHISEIAQSVGAVNTIWRTETGWAGTNTDVEGFLSPLLTLPPERSPDWSQSTAVILGNGGAARAVVAGCSQLGLAQIHVVGRDLNKLKAFQQSWRNSPIATLSVHPWEDLPNLLPGATLLVNTTPIGMQPHTQASPLGAEPGLTMKPGAIAYDLIYTPNPTRFLQQATALGAMPISGLEMLVQQGAAALRLWLGQEVPVEVMRQALIERLRGGGGV; translated from the coding sequence ATGACCGGGATTACTGGCACTACGAAACTTTTGGGCGTGATTGGGCATCCCGTTTCCCACTCGCTCTCGCCTGTGATGCACAACGCCGCGATCGCCCATCTCGGTGTGGATTATGTATACCTGCCGCTGCCCGTTGCGCCGGAAGACCTGCCCCAGGCGATCGCCGGGTTTGCCGCCATCGGTCTGCGCGGCTTCAACGTCACGATTCCCCACAAGCAGGCTGTGATACCGTTTCTGAATCATATTTCAGAGATTGCCCAATCGGTGGGCGCGGTCAACACAATCTGGCGAACAGAAACGGGCTGGGCCGGCACCAATACTGATGTGGAGGGATTTCTGTCGCCGCTGTTGACCCTGCCCCCAGAGCGATCGCCCGACTGGAGCCAGAGTACGGCAGTGATTTTGGGAAACGGCGGCGCGGCGCGGGCCGTCGTCGCTGGCTGTTCCCAACTGGGACTGGCGCAAATCCACGTCGTCGGGCGCGACCTAAACAAGCTCAAAGCCTTTCAGCAAAGCTGGCGAAACTCGCCGATTGCCACGCTCTCGGTGCATCCGTGGGAGGATTTGCCGAATCTCCTCCCTGGGGCAACTCTGCTGGTCAACACCACGCCCATCGGGATGCAACCCCATACTCAGGCTTCGCCGCTGGGTGCAGAGCCAGGGCTGACGATGAAACCAGGGGCGATCGCCTACGACCTGATCTATACCCCCAACCCCACCCGCTTTTTGCAGCAGGCCACTGCCCTCGGCGCAATGCCCATCAGCGGTCTGGAAATGCTGGTGCAGCAGGGAGCCGCTGCCCTGCGTTTGTGGCTGGGGCAGGAGGTTCCGGTCGAGGTCATGCGGCAGGCGTTGATTGAGCGGTTGAGGGGAGGAGGTGGTGTATGA
- the accC gene encoding acetyl-CoA carboxylase biotin carboxylase subunit, with amino-acid sequence MRFEKILIANRGEIALRILRTCEEMGIATVAVHSTIDRNALHVQLADEAVCIGEPPSSKSYLNIPNIIAAALTRNVSAIHPGYGFLAENARFAEICADHQIAFIGPSPSAMRAMGDKSTAKETMQRIGVPTVPGSDGLLTDEKEALAIARKIGYPVIIKATAGGGGRGMRLVRSEADLVKSFLAAQGEAEAAFGNPGVYLEKFIERPRHIEFQILADGYGNVIHLGERDCSIQRRHQKLLEEAPSPALTPELREKMGSAAVRVAQAINYLGTGTIEFLLDASGQFYFMEMNTRIQVEHPVTEMITGMDLIAEQIRVAQGDRLRLTQEQVQLRGHAIECRINAEDPDQNFRPAPGRISGYLPPGGNGVRIDSHVYTDYEIPPYYDSLIGKLIVWGSDRPTAIRRMKRALREFAITGLPTTIGFHQRILETQDFADGRVYTNFVEQIMQR; translated from the coding sequence ATGCGTTTTGAAAAGATTCTGATTGCCAACCGTGGTGAGATTGCCCTCCGCATTTTGCGGACTTGCGAAGAGATGGGCATTGCCACTGTGGCAGTGCATTCTACTATTGACCGCAATGCGCTGCATGTGCAGCTTGCGGATGAGGCGGTGTGTATTGGCGAGCCGCCCAGCAGCAAGAGCTATTTGAACATTCCCAATATCATCGCGGCAGCGCTCACCCGCAACGTCAGCGCGATTCATCCCGGCTACGGTTTTTTGGCAGAAAATGCCCGCTTCGCGGAGATCTGCGCCGATCACCAAATTGCCTTTATCGGGCCCTCTCCGTCTGCGATGCGGGCGATGGGCGACAAGTCTACGGCCAAGGAAACGATGCAGCGAATCGGCGTGCCCACTGTGCCGGGGAGCGATGGGCTGTTGACCGATGAGAAAGAAGCACTGGCGATCGCCCGCAAAATTGGCTATCCCGTCATCATCAAAGCCACAGCGGGTGGCGGCGGCCGGGGAATGCGGCTGGTTCGCAGCGAAGCGGATTTGGTCAAGTCTTTTCTGGCGGCCCAGGGCGAGGCCGAAGCAGCCTTTGGCAATCCCGGTGTGTATCTAGAGAAATTTATCGAGCGGCCCCGCCACATCGAGTTTCAGATTCTCGCCGACGGCTATGGCAACGTGATTCACTTGGGCGAACGCGACTGCTCGATTCAGCGCCGCCACCAAAAGCTGCTCGAAGAAGCGCCCAGCCCCGCCCTCACGCCGGAACTGCGGGAAAAAATGGGGTCAGCGGCGGTGCGCGTGGCCCAGGCGATCAACTACCTCGGCACGGGCACGATCGAGTTTCTGCTGGATGCCTCCGGTCAGTTCTATTTCATGGAAATGAACACGCGCATCCAGGTCGAGCATCCCGTTACGGAGATGATTACTGGCATGGACTTGATCGCGGAGCAGATTCGCGTGGCCCAGGGCGATCGCCTCCGACTCACTCAAGAGCAGGTGCAGTTGCGCGGCCACGCCATCGAATGCCGGATCAATGCCGAAGACCCAGATCAGAACTTTCGCCCTGCCCCCGGACGCATCAGCGGCTATCTGCCCCCCGGCGGCAACGGCGTTCGCATTGATTCCCACGTCTACACGGACTATGAAATTCCGCCCTACTACGACTCGCTGATCGGCAAGCTGATCGTTTGGGGGAGCGATCGCCCCACGGCTATTCGCCGCATGAAGCGGGCCCTGCGCGAGTTCGCCATCACGGGGCTGCCCACCACCATCGGCTTCCACCAGCGGATTCTGGAAACGCAGGATTTTGCAGACGGGCGTGTTTACACCAATTTTGTGGAGCAGATCATGCAACGGTAG
- a CDS encoding biliverdin-producing heme oxygenase, whose product MSSNLASKLREGTKKSHSMAENTGFVACFLKGTVEPTSYRKLVANLYFVYSAMEEEMQRHREHPLLSHLYFPELNRKASLEKDLTYYFGSNWRDQVAPSTAAQDYVARIREVSNESPELLISHLYTRYLGDLSGGQILKKIAQNAMNLSEGQGTNFYEFEQIPDEKAFKVMYRDRLDSLPVDEATADRIVDEANAAFGMNMSMFKELEGNLIKAIGIQLFNLLTRRTRRGSTELATAE is encoded by the coding sequence ATGAGCAGCAATTTAGCATCCAAACTCCGCGAGGGAACCAAAAAGTCTCACTCTATGGCGGAGAATACGGGCTTTGTCGCCTGTTTTCTGAAGGGCACGGTAGAACCCACCTCCTATCGCAAGCTGGTGGCGAATCTCTATTTTGTCTATTCTGCGATGGAAGAAGAAATGCAGCGCCACCGTGAGCATCCGCTGCTCTCTCATCTCTATTTTCCAGAGCTAAACCGCAAAGCCAGCCTAGAAAAGGACCTGACCTATTACTTCGGTTCCAATTGGAGGGATCAGGTTGCGCCCTCGACCGCCGCGCAAGACTATGTGGCTCGCATTCGGGAGGTGTCGAACGAGTCTCCCGAACTGCTGATCTCCCATCTCTACACCCGCTATCTGGGCGACCTCTCTGGGGGGCAAATTCTCAAGAAAATTGCTCAGAACGCGATGAATCTGTCGGAGGGTCAGGGCACTAACTTCTACGAGTTTGAGCAGATTCCCGACGAGAAGGCGTTTAAGGTGATGTACCGCGATCGCCTCGACAGCCTGCCCGTGGATGAAGCCACCGCCGACCGCATCGTGGACGAAGCCAACGCTGCCTTTGGCATGAATATGTCCATGTTCAAAGAGCTAGAAGGCAACCTGATCAAGGCGATCGGCATTCAGCTCTTTAATCTGCTCACTCGCCGCACCCGTCGCGGCAGCACCGAACTGGCAACGGCAGAGTAG
- the bchM gene encoding magnesium protoporphyrin IX methyltransferase: protein MTNALDDKTIVRDYFNATGFDRWRRIYGDGEVNKVQLDIRKGHQQTVDTVLGWIREDDNASALTICDAGCGVGSLSIPLAQMGATVFSSDISEKMVGEAKQRAEALGLSGNPTFAVQDLESLSGKYHTVVCLDVLIHYPQEDAARMIAHLGSLAESRLMLSFAPKTLAYSLLKKIGDFFPGPSKATRAYLHREADVVAVLESQGWIVKRNAMAKTQFYFSRLLEAVR, encoded by the coding sequence ATGACCAACGCACTCGACGACAAAACCATCGTCCGGGACTATTTCAACGCGACCGGATTTGACCGCTGGCGACGCATCTACGGCGACGGTGAGGTCAACAAAGTCCAGCTTGATATCCGCAAAGGCCACCAGCAAACCGTAGATACCGTACTGGGCTGGATCAGAGAAGACGACAACGCCAGCGCCCTGACGATCTGCGATGCTGGCTGCGGCGTGGGCAGCCTCAGCATTCCTCTGGCGCAGATGGGCGCAACGGTCTTCTCTAGCGACATTTCTGAAAAGATGGTGGGCGAAGCAAAGCAGCGAGCCGAGGCGCTGGGGCTGTCGGGCAATCCCACCTTTGCCGTGCAAGATCTGGAGTCGCTCAGCGGCAAGTATCATACGGTGGTTTGCCTGGACGTGCTGATCCACTATCCTCAGGAAGACGCAGCGCGCATGATTGCCCACCTGGGTTCCCTAGCAGAGTCGCGGCTGATGCTCAGCTTTGCGCCCAAGACGCTGGCCTACAGTCTGCTCAAGAAAATTGGCGACTTTTTCCCCGGCCCCAGTAAGGCCACCCGCGCCTACCTGCACCGCGAGGCGGATGTGGTTGCCGTGCTGGAAAGCCAGGGTTGGATCGTGAAGCGCAACGCCATGGCCAAAACGCAGTTCTATTTTTCGCGGCTGCTGGAGGCCGTTCGCTAA
- a CDS encoding phycobiliprotein lyase, with product MDIVEFFEQSSGKWFSQRTSHHLAFKQTESGKSDIVIDLLSKDDPAVIALCQQYEIDPALALCGARVTWDGTMEWDKEKHEGSTVIVPVADAEQPNEGKMLREQGYAEKAPVAGRYVMGDDNSLTLITEYETMYSEERLWFASPNLRLRTSILKRFGGFSMATFCSEIRMGGAK from the coding sequence ATGGATATCGTCGAATTTTTTGAACAGAGCAGCGGCAAATGGTTCTCTCAGCGCACTAGCCATCACCTGGCGTTCAAGCAAACCGAGAGCGGCAAGTCCGACATCGTCATCGACTTGCTGAGCAAGGATGACCCGGCTGTCATTGCGCTGTGCCAGCAATACGAAATCGACCCGGCCTTGGCGCTGTGTGGGGCCCGCGTCACCTGGGACGGCACGATGGAATGGGACAAAGAAAAGCATGAAGGCTCCACCGTGATTGTGCCTGTCGCTGATGCCGAGCAGCCCAACGAAGGCAAAATGCTGCGCGAACAGGGATACGCCGAAAAGGCCCCCGTGGCCGGCCGCTACGTCATGGGCGACGACAACTCCCTAACGCTCATCACCGAATACGAAACCATGTATTCCGAAGAGCGCCTCTGGTTTGCGAGCCCCAACCTGCGCCTGCGAACTAGCATCCTCAAGCGCTTCGGCGGCTTTAGCATGGCCACCTTCTGCTCCGAAATTCGCATGGGCGGCGCAAAATAG
- a CDS encoding S8 family serine peptidase: MTGFVPPDRPSSGLSPRGGADFQAEGNPVDAMPPASGVLAEQEGMILQRGGEELRLQKLGDRFTFRPTADAPAEITLEDWVQQLDVESLRPVPGVDLIEVKTAAGQADAGIDRARAHRYVAFASHVYQLAQNPQTRVYLTDELTVQFANSVTTEAMGAIALELGLKPAQPVVGIPQTYVFEVTPQARANPIKLANQLMRRPDVLLAEPNIVIRAQQLYRPQEPEYPRQWYLQTQGSSQIAPTAHISVEPAWDVTRGSRAVVVAVTDDGFDLNHPDFQGPGKIVQPRDFKLQTNLPLPEASHENHGTACAGVAIAEENQFGIVGVAPGCSLMPLRTTGFLDDQAIESLFDWALQKGAAVVSCSWGASAAYFPLSLRQRAAINRAATQGRGGKGCVVVFAAGNANRPTSGIVNEQGWVNNVLRGNTQWLNGFAVHPDVIAVAASTSLDKKAAYSNWGDAISVTAPSNNAPPGMWLPQTGYTYTGPQIRAALPGVGVFTTDRLGAAGYDPGSFTNTFGGTSSACPVVAGVAALVLSVNPDLTAREVKQILQETADKIVDPDPDPQLGLRFGTYDASGHSKWFGYGKVNAARAVEAARRRLSAAIAPSEWQSLSNTTPVAIPDDTPRGATSILQVQGDSRGERADRPLRDLRITVDVEHSYLGDLEIMLLPPQGDPILLQSRTLGRRTRLQTTYTLQTTPLLRTVLNRSARGVWQLRLVDCAPQHVGRLLSWQLNLGF, encoded by the coding sequence ATGACTGGATTTGTGCCACCCGATCGCCCGTCTTCCGGTTTATCGCCGAGGGGTGGGGCCGATTTTCAGGCAGAAGGCAATCCGGTAGACGCGATGCCGCCTGCCTCTGGCGTGTTGGCAGAGCAGGAGGGCATGATTTTGCAGCGGGGCGGCGAGGAACTGCGCCTGCAAAAGCTGGGCGATCGCTTTACGTTTCGCCCGACCGCAGACGCACCCGCCGAGATCACCCTGGAGGACTGGGTTCAGCAACTAGACGTAGAATCCCTGCGTCCGGTTCCCGGGGTGGACTTGATCGAGGTGAAAACGGCAGCGGGGCAGGCAGATGCCGGGATCGACCGGGCCAGGGCGCATCGGTACGTTGCCTTTGCCAGCCATGTCTATCAACTGGCGCAAAATCCCCAAACGCGGGTCTATCTGACCGATGAGCTAACGGTGCAGTTTGCTAATAGCGTGACGACGGAAGCTATGGGGGCGATCGCCCTCGAATTGGGCCTCAAGCCCGCCCAGCCCGTCGTCGGCATTCCCCAGACCTACGTGTTTGAGGTAACCCCGCAAGCCAGGGCAAACCCGATCAAGCTGGCCAACCAACTCATGCGCCGCCCGGATGTGCTGCTGGCGGAACCCAACATCGTCATCCGCGCCCAGCAGCTTTATCGCCCCCAGGAGCCAGAATATCCCCGCCAGTGGTATCTGCAAACCCAGGGCAGCTCCCAGATTGCGCCGACGGCCCACATTTCCGTCGAACCTGCCTGGGACGTGACGCGGGGCAGTCGGGCCGTCGTCGTGGCTGTCACCGACGACGGGTTTGATCTGAACCATCCCGACTTTCAGGGGCCAGGAAAAATCGTGCAGCCGCGAGACTTTAAGCTGCAAACCAATCTGCCGCTGCCAGAAGCATCCCACGAAAACCACGGCACGGCCTGCGCGGGCGTGGCGATCGCCGAAGAAAACCAGTTTGGCATCGTTGGCGTTGCCCCTGGATGCAGCCTGATGCCCCTCCGCACCACAGGGTTTCTAGACGACCAGGCGATCGAGTCGCTGTTTGACTGGGCCCTGCAAAAAGGGGCCGCAGTGGTTTCCTGTAGCTGGGGGGCCAGCGCGGCCTACTTTCCCCTGTCGCTGCGGCAGCGGGCGGCGATCAACCGGGCGGCGACCCAAGGGCGCGGCGGCAAGGGCTGCGTCGTCGTCTTTGCAGCAGGCAACGCCAACCGCCCCACCAGCGGCATCGTCAACGAGCAGGGCTGGGTGAACAACGTCCTGCGGGGCAACACCCAGTGGCTCAACGGATTTGCAGTGCATCCCGACGTAATCGCCGTGGCAGCTAGCACCAGCCTCGACAAAAAAGCCGCCTATAGCAACTGGGGCGACGCGATTTCCGTGACAGCCCCCAGCAACAACGCACCCCCAGGGATGTGGCTGCCCCAAACGGGCTATACCTACACGGGCCCACAAATTCGGGCGGCCCTGCCGGGGGTAGGCGTGTTCACCACCGATCGCCTGGGGGCAGCGGGCTACGATCCGGGCAGCTTTACCAACACCTTTGGCGGCACGTCGAGCGCCTGCCCGGTGGTGGCGGGGGTGGCGGCGCTGGTGCTGTCGGTCAATCCAGACCTGACGGCGCGAGAGGTGAAGCAGATTTTGCAGGAAACCGCCGACAAAATCGTGGACCCCGATCCCGACCCCCAACTGGGATTGCGCTTTGGCACCTATGATGCCAGCGGCCATTCCAAGTGGTTTGGCTATGGCAAGGTAAATGCGGCGCGGGCAGTGGAGGCGGCGCGGCGCAGGCTGTCAGCGGCGATCGCCCCCAGCGAATGGCAGTCACTTTCCAACACCACGCCCGTCGCCATCCCCGACGACACCCCCCGCGGCGCAACCAGCATTTTGCAAGTGCAGGGCGATTCCCGTGGGGAGCGCGCGGATCGCCCCCTGCGCGACCTGCGGATCACGGTAGACGTGGAACACAGCTATCTGGGCGACCTAGAAATTATGCTGCTGCCGCCCCAGGGCGACCCCATTCTGCTGCAAAGCCGCACCCTCGGCCGCCGCACCCGCCTGCAAACCACCTACACACTGCAAACCACGCCACTCCTGCGGACAGTGCTAAACCGCTCGGCCCGGGGCGTGTGGCAACTGCGGCTGGTGGACTGTGCGCCGCAGCACGTTGGGCGGCTGCTGAGCTGGCAGTTAAATTTGGGCTTTTAG
- a CDS encoding BolA family protein, translated as MISPSQVEAMIKEAMPDAQVQIQDLTGGGDHYQAIVVSSAFEGKSLIQQHQLVYRAVGPAMASEAIHALSLKTYTPESWAAGQAS; from the coding sequence ATGATTAGTCCCAGCCAAGTAGAGGCAATGATTAAGGAAGCGATGCCCGACGCGCAGGTGCAGATTCAAGACTTGACGGGCGGTGGCGACCACTATCAAGCGATTGTGGTGTCTTCAGCATTTGAGGGTAAGAGCCTGATTCAGCAGCACCAGTTGGTGTATCGTGCGGTTGGCCCGGCGATGGCATCGGAAGCCATTCACGCTCTCTCGCTGAAGACCTATACGCCCGAATCCTGGGCCGCAGGGCAGGCTTCATAA
- the grxD gene encoding Grx4 family monothiol glutaredoxin — MTPELKAKIDDLIAQNKILVFMKGNKLMPQCGFSNNVVQILNSLGVPYETVDVLEDYEIRQGIKEYSSWPTIPQVYINGEFIGGSDVMIELYQQGELQQKVEVALAS; from the coding sequence ATGACTCCAGAACTCAAAGCAAAAATTGACGACCTGATTGCCCAAAACAAGATTCTGGTTTTCATGAAGGGCAATAAGCTGATGCCCCAGTGCGGCTTTTCTAACAACGTTGTGCAAATTTTGAATTCCCTCGGTGTGCCCTACGAAACGGTAGATGTGCTGGAAGACTATGAGATTCGGCAGGGCATCAAGGAATATTCGAGCTGGCCGACGATTCCCCAGGTATATATCAATGGGGAATTTATTGGCGGCTCGGACGTGATGATCGAGCTATACCAGCAGGGCGAACTTCAGCAAAAAGTCGAGGTGGCGCTCGCGTCTTAG
- a CDS encoding DUF5357 family protein produces MSLTVPELPILPIGNGRFSVKELLDELWNQLRPPRTFSWQTLVLLSLFSWALSILVETLILKDLLSRFGWLFLTVGVGWALSGNKLNILGLEIQTGPWITGALACVVLFAGWVGDLGRVAWVSWPIFSAISAAVPHFFPRFTFSIPDPKVRQDLILRAVLAGTMSCWIQFHFVVQDWLRDYPTLLSDDFRRSAFVVRLDEEQHDPSRSVPRAELLMNLVEGYIRGSLEGIPWSDTERWLIALDQQIPELQRQVFAWANPSATRGLPEDALWRFSAVVPPGEPEYTLRLRMLWTGPTSTNFPYVYEKACLISQVTPPLGAGEVVAGAPLTRVECNPFRRISLAQPP; encoded by the coding sequence TTGTCTCTCACCGTGCCAGAGCTACCGATTTTACCCATTGGCAACGGCCGTTTCTCTGTGAAAGAACTGCTCGACGAACTCTGGAATCAGTTGCGACCGCCCCGGACGTTTTCCTGGCAAACGCTGGTGCTACTGAGCCTGTTTTCCTGGGCGCTGTCTATTCTGGTTGAAACGCTGATTCTCAAGGATTTGCTGTCGCGGTTTGGCTGGCTGTTTCTGACGGTCGGGGTTGGCTGGGCGCTGTCGGGCAACAAGCTGAATATCCTGGGACTGGAAATCCAAACTGGCCCGTGGATCACGGGGGCGCTGGCTTGTGTGGTGCTGTTTGCGGGATGGGTGGGCGATTTGGGGCGCGTGGCGTGGGTCAGTTGGCCAATCTTTTCGGCAATTTCAGCGGCAGTGCCCCACTTTTTTCCCCGGTTTACCTTCAGCATCCCCGACCCCAAGGTGCGGCAAGACCTGATCTTGCGGGCAGTGCTGGCGGGCACCATGAGCTGCTGGATTCAGTTTCATTTTGTGGTGCAGGATTGGCTGCGCGACTATCCGACCCTGTTGTCGGACGATTTTCGGCGGAGTGCCTTTGTGGTGCGGTTGGACGAGGAGCAGCACGACCCCAGCCGCAGCGTACCCCGTGCGGAACTACTGATGAATCTGGTGGAGGGCTATATCAGGGGATCGCTGGAAGGAATTCCCTGGAGCGACACCGAGCGCTGGCTAATTGCGCTGGATCAGCAAATTCCAGAACTGCAAAGGCAGGTCTTTGCATGGGCAAACCCATCCGCAACCAGGGGATTGCCGGAGGATGCGCTCTGGCGATTTAGCGCGGTGGTGCCTCCGGGCGAGCCGGAATATACCCTGCGGCTGCGGATGCTCTGGACGGGCCCGACCAGCACCAATTTTCCCTATGTCTATGAAAAGGCTTGCCTGATTTCTCAGGTTACGCCGCCGCTAGGTGCAGGCGAAGTGGTAGCGGGTGCGCCGCTGACGCGGGTGGAATGCAATCCCTTTCGGCGCATTTCGCTGGCGCAACCGCCGTAA